Proteins encoded in a region of the Candidatus Bathyarchaeota archaeon genome:
- a CDS encoding ATP-binding protein has protein sequence MNLYAILSLFASTISITLGISVFFLNRTAKLNRLFMVMMIFNSYWAFCLFMMSQSTSLAGALFWQKVLFLWPFIMSLLLHFTLAYTESNLLKNKFIYVALYFPALFFSLTDLTNPNVISTTPILKFWGYQNTLPNNSLLCWLDNIWACSFAVLSVVFFVRYHNSLKEKTRKQQAKIVAVAFTIPIILALITDSLFPFAGIDFPGLGAISCSITTFFVAYGMLKYELFSFRPEIATENIFATMSDSVILLTLDGKIMKVNQAFKDLTGYSEKEVIGKTINELLRMANVLNQENNPAKIIENLRSIREIKNYELSFTTKTGEKRIVTVSCSVVSDNGGKDVGVAFVLRDFTERRAIEQKLLKAERFASIGELAGMLGHDLRNPLSGISGANFYLQRKLKGKLDTQEKAMFESIDKSIDYSNKIINDLLDYASCCSDEVKLELSQVTPKSLVKVAQTLSVQPKNIKLLDETADSPQFYVDEVKICRSFINILKNAFDAMPNGGEVRVTSEVKADKVTFTFKDSGCGMTKETIEKLWTPLFTTKAKGMGFGMIICKRNITAHGGKIDVESVLGKGTTITVKLPLNLKS, from the coding sequence ATGAACCTATACGCTATATTGTCTTTATTTGCAAGCACTATCTCCATAACCTTAGGTATAAGCGTATTTTTTCTAAACAGAACTGCAAAACTAAACAGACTTTTCATGGTCATGATGATTTTTAACTCATATTGGGCGTTCTGCCTATTCATGATGTCTCAGTCCACTTCTCTGGCGGGCGCTCTTTTTTGGCAAAAAGTCCTTTTTCTCTGGCCATTTATTATGTCGCTTCTTTTGCACTTTACGTTAGCCTACACAGAAAGCAATCTTTTAAAAAACAAATTCATTTATGTCGCCTTATACTTTCCTGCGTTATTCTTTTCGCTAACCGATTTAACTAACCCAAACGTGATTAGTACAACACCTATTTTGAAATTCTGGGGTTACCAAAATACATTACCTAACAATTCTTTGCTGTGCTGGCTCGATAACATTTGGGCGTGCTCATTTGCTGTTTTATCAGTTGTTTTCTTTGTTAGGTATCATAATAGTTTGAAGGAAAAAACTAGGAAACAGCAAGCTAAAATTGTCGCTGTAGCATTCACAATCCCCATAATTTTAGCGTTAATCACAGATTCACTGTTTCCTTTTGCAGGAATAGACTTCCCAGGGTTAGGTGCAATATCCTGTAGCATAACTACATTTTTTGTAGCCTATGGCATGCTCAAGTATGAGTTGTTCAGCTTTAGACCTGAAATCGCAACAGAAAACATTTTCGCCACAATGTCAGACTCAGTTATCCTATTAACCCTTGACGGAAAAATCATGAAAGTCAACCAAGCCTTCAAGGATTTGACAGGATACAGCGAAAAAGAAGTTATCGGAAAAACAATAAACGAACTGTTACGTATGGCAAACGTCTTGAATCAGGAGAACAACCCGGCCAAAATTATTGAAAACCTGCGCAGTATACGAGAAATAAAGAACTATGAATTATCTTTCACCACTAAAACTGGGGAAAAACGAATAGTCACAGTATCCTGCTCTGTGGTATCTGATAATGGTGGGAAAGATGTTGGTGTAGCATTTGTTTTGCGTGATTTCACTGAACGGCGGGCTATTGAGCAGAAACTGCTTAAAGCTGAGAGGTTCGCATCGATTGGAGAGTTGGCAGGCATGTTGGGGCATGATTTGAGAAATCCGCTATCAGGCATCAGTGGCGCAAATTTCTATCTGCAACGAAAACTCAAAGGTAAACTTGACACTCAAGAAAAGGCCATGTTTGAAAGTATAGACAAAAGTATAGATTACTCAAACAAAATCATCAACGACCTACTGGACTATGCAAGCTGCTGCTCCGACGAAGTCAAATTGGAACTATCTCAGGTTACACCTAAATCCTTAGTTAAAGTTGCACAGACGCTTTCAGTGCAACCTAAGAACATCAAGTTACTGGATGAAACTGCGGATTCGCCACAATTTTACGTTGACGAAGTAAAGATTTGCCGTAGCTTCATCAACATCCTCAAAAACGCTTTCGATGCCATGCCAAACGGAGGTGAAGTGAGAGTAACAAGTGAAGTTAAAGCTGATAAAGTTACATTCACATTCAAAGACAGCGGTTGCGGCATGACTAAAGAAACCATCGAAAAACTCTGGACGCCCCTGTTCACCACTAAAGCCAAAGGTATGGGCTTTGGCATGATCATCTGCAAAAGGAACATCACGGCGCATGGCGGAAAAATTGATGTGGAAAGCGTTTTGGGGAAGGGGACAACCATAACAGTGAAGTTGCCGCTTAACCTCAAGTCTTGA
- the dnaK gene encoding molecular chaperone DnaK produces the protein MSNQKTNQKVLGIDLGTTNSAAAIYEGGHATVIPSAEGPTMAGKMFPSVVAFTKDGQLLVGEPAKRQATTNPEGTVFEIKRKMGTDYKAHIYGKEYSPQQLSAFILQKIKKDAETYLGGSINKAVITVPAHFDDNQRQATKDAGEIAGFQVMRIINEPTAACLAYGIDKLEHEMKILVFSFGGGTHDVTIMDFGKGVFQVLSTSGDTQLGGTDVDKAVMGYILDEFKRQTGIDVSGDKMAMSRLKDAAEKAKIELSTLMSTDIDLPFLTADASGPKHLHMTLTRTKLESLAQPIVERTRPTLLKALEDAKLTPQQVDKIILIGGMTRMPLVQRFVEQILGKAPERGVDPMECVAIGAAIQAGVITGEVTDLLLLDVTPLSLGVETMGGVFTKVLEKNTTIPTKRSQIFTTAADFQTAVTIHVLQGERAMASDNVSLGMFNLVDLPPAPRGVPQIEVTFDIDANGILNVTAKDLGTGKQSKITITASTKLSKEEKERLIKEAEQFAEQDRKKKEEAETRNTADSLVYTAERTKTDLAGKLSAEETGKIDAAVTDLKNALASNDMAQIKAKSDALQKVLQEVGTKVYQQAAQEYAKQQGQQTGAGPQPPPSGGTQGPQGERVVDSEDYKVK, from the coding sequence ATGAGTAATCAAAAAACCAATCAAAAAGTGTTAGGTATAGATTTGGGAACAACCAATTCAGCAGCTGCCATCTATGAAGGTGGACATGCAACGGTCATTCCCAGCGCGGAAGGACCAACAATGGCTGGAAAAATGTTCCCGTCAGTTGTTGCATTCACTAAGGATGGACAGCTGTTGGTTGGTGAACCCGCAAAACGCCAAGCCACAACCAACCCTGAAGGAACCGTATTTGAAATAAAACGTAAAATGGGCACAGACTACAAAGCCCACATCTACGGCAAAGAGTACAGCCCGCAGCAGCTCTCAGCGTTCATTCTGCAGAAAATCAAGAAGGATGCAGAAACCTACTTGGGCGGTAGCATAAACAAGGCAGTCATTACTGTCCCAGCTCACTTTGACGACAACCAGCGCCAAGCCACCAAAGACGCAGGAGAAATCGCAGGCTTCCAAGTGATGCGCATCATCAACGAACCCACAGCCGCATGCCTTGCGTACGGCATCGACAAGCTTGAGCATGAAATGAAAATCCTTGTTTTCAGTTTCGGCGGAGGAACCCATGACGTAACAATCATGGATTTTGGTAAAGGTGTCTTCCAAGTACTCAGCACAAGCGGCGATACACAGTTGGGCGGCACAGATGTTGACAAAGCAGTTATGGGCTATATCCTTGACGAATTCAAGCGTCAAACAGGCATTGATGTTAGTGGCGATAAGATGGCTATGTCTCGGCTCAAAGACGCTGCAGAGAAAGCCAAGATTGAACTGTCCACACTCATGAGTACGGACATTGACTTGCCATTTCTCACAGCAGACGCTTCAGGACCAAAACACCTGCACATGACCCTGACAAGAACCAAACTTGAATCGCTCGCGCAACCCATAGTTGAGCGAACAAGACCCACACTGCTCAAGGCTCTGGAGGATGCTAAACTAACGCCTCAGCAGGTTGACAAAATCATTCTAATCGGCGGCATGACCCGTATGCCTTTAGTGCAGAGGTTTGTTGAGCAAATCTTGGGCAAGGCACCTGAACGTGGGGTTGACCCCATGGAATGCGTTGCCATCGGTGCTGCTATTCAGGCAGGAGTCATCACTGGCGAAGTCACCGACCTGCTACTGCTCGATGTTACCCCTCTTTCGCTAGGGGTTGAAACCATGGGTGGTGTCTTCACAAAAGTCTTAGAAAAGAATACAACAATCCCCACTAAACGTAGCCAAATCTTTACGACAGCCGCAGACTTCCAGACCGCAGTTACTATACACGTGCTCCAAGGCGAACGCGCCATGGCATCCGATAATGTCTCGCTTGGCATGTTTAACCTTGTAGATTTGCCGCCAGCACCCCGAGGCGTCCCACAAATCGAAGTAACCTTTGACATCGACGCTAACGGCATCCTAAACGTAACTGCCAAAGACCTCGGAACAGGGAAACAATCCAAAATCACAATCACAGCATCAACAAAGCTATCCAAAGAAGAAAAAGAACGCTTAATCAAAGAGGCAGAACAGTTCGCCGAACAAGACAGAAAGAAGAAGGAAGAAGCCGAAACACGCAACACCGCCGACAGCCTCGTTTATACTGCTGAACGCACCAAGACTGACCTTGCAGGCAAACTCTCAGCTGAAGAAACAGGCAAAATCGACGCAGCTGTAACAGACCTCAAAAACGCGCTTGCCAGCAACGACATGGCACAAATCAAAGCAAAATCAGACGCGCTACAGAAGGTGCTCCAAGAAGTCGGAACCAAAGTCTACCAGCAAGCAGCACAAGAATACGCCAAACAGCAAGGACAACAGACAGGTGCAGGACCACAGCCACCACCAAGCGGCGGAACTCAAGGTCCACAAGGCGAACGTGTAGTCGACTCAGAAGACTACAAAGTAAAATAA
- a CDS encoding nucleotide exchange factor GrpE: MVDDQEPQPVDFEQLLECEKKRSEEYLNRLKYLQADFENQKKRFDRETQQIKDYCNERIIVGLLDVMDELELAVKAGKSAEKSQKSLVEGVEMTLKKLRKVLEQEGVSPIECVKGKVFDPTCHNAIVAVEQDGIDGCMIVEEIRKGYMMRGKVLRPSIVKVAVKPSKSSDNKSNQTEEKVNE, encoded by the coding sequence ATGGTTGATGACCAAGAGCCTCAGCCAGTTGATTTTGAACAGCTTCTTGAGTGTGAAAAGAAGCGTTCTGAAGAATACTTGAATAGGCTCAAGTACTTGCAGGCTGACTTTGAGAATCAAAAGAAACGGTTTGATAGGGAAACCCAGCAAATCAAGGATTACTGCAACGAGCGGATAATCGTTGGGTTATTGGACGTTATGGATGAGTTAGAGTTGGCGGTTAAAGCAGGCAAGTCAGCAGAGAAATCGCAAAAAAGCTTAGTTGAAGGCGTTGAAATGACCTTAAAGAAGTTAAGAAAAGTTCTTGAGCAAGAAGGCGTCTCTCCAATAGAGTGCGTCAAAGGCAAGGTATTTGACCCTACGTGCCATAACGCTATTGTCGCTGTCGAGCAGGACGGCATCGATGGTTGCATGATAGTAGAAGAAATAAGAAAAGGCTACATGATGAGGGGTAAAGTGTTAAGACCAAGCATCGTGAAAGTAGCCGTTAAGCCATCAAAGTCATCGGATAACAAAAGTAATCAAACGGAGGAAAAAGTAAATGAGTAA
- a CDS encoding triphosphoribosyl-dephospho-CoA synthase, producing the protein MAMLLEVGAEKPGNVSLTSSFERTRVEHFFASAVAVGSTLEEAAYRGVSVAKGKFEAGKVGVGELIKTCALNVAAWQRGGNTILGTLMLFVPIAVAAGMTPTKKAYQFDFRVLRKNIDSVVRAASAWDSVHLYEAVDIACPSGLGGAPDLDVTDPHSKERLLKENVGLFEVFKIAQSYDDICYEWVNNYPITFDLAYPYLTSQLESKPLTTAVVHTFLKILSERADTFIARKVGKQKAQEVSAEAKAILELDGLETVEGKNRLAEFDRRLRLSGNSCNPGTTADLTAAALALCTLGGFRP; encoded by the coding sequence TTGGCGATGCTTCTTGAGGTGGGCGCTGAAAAACCAGGCAACGTGAGTTTAACGTCAAGTTTTGAGCGCACTAGAGTGGAGCATTTTTTTGCTTCCGCTGTCGCTGTGGGGTCAACGCTTGAGGAGGCGGCTTACCGCGGTGTTTCTGTGGCTAAGGGGAAATTTGAGGCTGGCAAGGTTGGCGTAGGCGAGTTGATTAAGACTTGTGCTTTGAATGTTGCGGCTTGGCAGAGAGGCGGAAACACGATTTTGGGCACACTGATGCTGTTTGTTCCCATTGCTGTTGCTGCTGGAATGACGCCAACAAAGAAGGCTTACCAGTTTGATTTCAGAGTTCTGCGCAAAAACATTGATTCTGTGGTTAGGGCGGCTAGCGCATGGGATTCTGTTCACCTCTACGAGGCGGTGGATATTGCTTGTCCAAGCGGGCTTGGCGGCGCACCTGATTTGGATGTTACTGACCCGCATTCGAAGGAGCGGTTACTTAAAGAGAATGTTGGGTTGTTTGAGGTTTTCAAGATTGCCCAAAGTTATGATGACATATGCTATGAATGGGTAAACAATTATCCGATAACGTTTGATTTGGCTTACCCGTACCTTACAAGCCAACTTGAAAGCAAACCGCTCACCACTGCTGTGGTGCATACTTTCTTAAAAATCCTCTCAGAGCGCGCTGACACTTTTATTGCTCGTAAAGTCGGTAAACAGAAAGCTCAAGAAGTGTCCGCTGAAGCTAAAGCAATACTTGAACTTGACGGATTAGAGACTGTTGAAGGAAAAAATCGCTTAGCAGAGTTTGATAGGCGCTTGCGGCTTAGTGGGAACTCTTGTAATCCCGGGACTACAGCTGATTTAACGGCTGCGGCTTTGGCGCTTTGCACTTTGGGCGGTTTTAGACCTTAA